One Candidatus Poribacteria bacterium genomic region harbors:
- a CDS encoding Gfo/Idh/MocA family oxidoreductase — MATNQYRVCIVGCGRMGGTIDEEVRATPHGALPYSHAAGYTAFQRTDLIAAADVVEEKAQYVCNKWDIPKYYLDYREMIVQERPDIVSIATRPGNHADITQFAAENGVQGIYCDKPLCASMEEADAMLEVCEKYKIKFNLGTQRRYTPGYIKMREILEGGELGERRSIIAYSGGAALWGYTHAADMLLFLASDSPIEYVQGNVAVEDADFEDNRTETDPGIVMGFIRFENGINGISIPGTAYEFEVNCSEGTIRALNNGLGFYLRKRQGQFNEILEAQFPPFERKSGTVGCIEDIVDAIDTDTETQGNIQLAHRSTEMVFAIVDSQRQQGKRVPMPMENRGLYLGRW, encoded by the coding sequence ATGGCAACGAATCAGTACCGTGTTTGCATTGTCGGTTGTGGTAGAATGGGTGGCACGATTGATGAAGAGGTCCGCGCAACGCCACACGGCGCGCTACCCTATTCGCATGCCGCGGGGTATACCGCTTTTCAACGAACAGACCTTATCGCCGCTGCAGATGTGGTCGAAGAGAAAGCACAATACGTCTGCAACAAGTGGGATATTCCGAAGTATTATTTAGACTATCGCGAGATGATAGTCCAAGAGAGACCAGACATAGTGAGTATCGCCACGCGTCCCGGCAATCATGCAGATATTACACAATTCGCCGCAGAAAACGGTGTGCAGGGTATCTATTGCGACAAGCCGCTCTGTGCTTCGATGGAAGAGGCGGACGCTATGCTGGAGGTATGTGAGAAATACAAAATCAAGTTCAACCTCGGCACGCAGCGCCGTTACACGCCCGGATACATCAAAATGCGTGAAATCCTCGAAGGTGGTGAACTTGGCGAAAGACGTTCTATTATCGCTTATAGCGGCGGTGCTGCCCTCTGGGGATATACGCATGCAGCGGACATGCTGCTCTTCTTAGCAAGCGATTCTCCAATAGAATACGTGCAGGGCAATGTCGCTGTTGAGGATGCCGATTTTGAAGACAACCGCACGGAAACCGATCCCGGTATCGTGATGGGGTTCATCCGTTTTGAGAACGGTATCAACGGCATCAGTATTCCCGGCACGGCTTACGAATTCGAGGTGAATTGTAGTGAAGGCACGATTCGTGCACTCAATAATGGACTCGGTTTTTACCTCCGCAAACGGCAAGGACAGTTTAACGAAATTTTGGAAGCGCAATTCCCACCCTTTGAGCGGAAAAGCGGCACTGTCGGCTGCATTGAGGATATTGTTGATGCGATTGATACCGATACCGAGACGCAAGGCAATATTCAGCTCGCACACCGTAGCACGGAGATGGTCTTCGCGATTGTTGATTCACAACGGCAGCAAGGGAAACGAGTGCCGATGCCCATGGAAAATCGTGGACTCTACCTCGGAAGGTGGTAA